One Rouxiella sp. S1S-2 genomic window, CCGGGGCTGACATCAGCATGATTGCCCGCTGCACGCAGGCAAGTGAGGCTGAGGAGCTGGCAAAAAAAGGCCAAACAGTGATGGCGCAGATTGCTGGCCTGAAGGTGCCGGTCGTCGCGGCTATTCACGGCGCCTGTTTGGGAGGCGGCCTGGAGTTGGCGCTGGCCTGCAACAGCCGTATTTGTTCGCTGGACGATAAAACGCAGCTCGGCCTGCCGGAGGTGCAGCTGGGTTTATTGCCCGGCTCAGGCGGCACGCAGCGCCTGCCGCGGCTGATTGGCGCACCCAAAGCGCTGGATATGATGCTGACTGGCCGCAGCATTCGCGCTAAACAGGCGCTGCGCATGGGACTGGTTGACGATGCCGTTCCTCTGTCTATTTTACTGCAAACTGCTATTGAGCGAGTGAACAAGGGCCGTATTAGTAAAAGAGTGTTGCCCTGTCAGGCACGACTTGCTCAGGGCCCGTTGGGAAAAACGCTGCTGTTTCACTTTGTGCGCAAGCAAACGCGCGCTAAATCGAAGGGGCATTATCCCGCGACCGAAAAAATTATTGATGTAGTGCAAACCGGGTTAACTCACGGCAGCGGCAGTGGGTATCAGGCCGAAGCGAGCGCCTTTGGCGAACTGGTGATGACGCCGCAGTCGGAGGCGCTACGCGGGCTGTTTTTTGCCTCAACTGCGCTGAAAAAAGATTTAGGTGCCGAGGCCTCACCGCGTGAGATCCATAACGTTGCCGTACTCGGCGGCGGACTGATGGGCGGCGGCATTGCCAGCGTCACGGCCACAAAAGCGGGTGTGCCGGTCAGGATTAAAGACATTAATCAGCAGGGAATAAGCCACGCGTTTAAAACCAGTTGGGACCTGCTGCAAGGCAAAGTAAAACGCGGCCACCTTAAGCGCGCCGAGCAGCAGCGCCAGATGATGCTGATTTCCGGGACTATTGATTACAGCGGTTTCAGGCAAGTTGATTTAGTGGTTGAAGCCGTGTTTGAAGATCTCGAACTCAAACAAAAGATGATCCGTGAAGTTGAGGAAAATGCTGCCCAGCAGACTATTTTTGCCTCAAATACTTCTTCTCTACCGATTCACGAAATTGCTCGCGGTGCAGCAAGGCCTGAGCAGGTTATTGGCCTGCACTATTTCAGTCCAGTCGATAAAATGCCGCTGGTGGAGGTTATACCCCATGCGCATACCAGCGCAGAGACGATTGCCACCACCGTCGCGTTTGCCAGAAAGCAGGGCAAGACGGCGATTGTTGTTGGCGATAGCGCCGGATTTTACGTTAACCGCATTCTGGCTCCTTACATAAATGAAGCGGCGCGCTGCCTGCTGGAAGGGGAGAGTATTGAGCATATCGATAATGCGTTGGTCAACTTTGGTTTTCCCGTCGGTCCGCTCCAGCTCCTGGATGAAGTAGGTATAGACGTCGGCACTAAAATCATTCCCATTCTTGAAACGGCCTACGGTGAACGTTTTGCGCCACCGCCGGGGCTGGACGCGGTGCTTAAAGATGACAGGAAAGGCCGTAAAAATGGCAAGGGCTTTTATCTTTATGCCGATAAAGGGCAAAAGGCCAAGAAAAAGCAGGCAGACTCTTCCATTTACAAGCTGTTAAACCTGACACCAAAAAATAAGCAAGCCGAGGATGACATTGCTGAGCGCTGTGTCGCACTGATGCTCAATGAGGCCGTTCGCTGCCTCGCCGACGGCACGGTGCGTAATGCCCGTGATGCCGATATTGGCGCCGTTTTTGGCATTGGCTTCCCGCCTTTCCTCGGCGGGCCGATGCGTTATATCGACAGTTTGGGTGCCGATGCGGTGGTGAAGAAACTGCAGGTGCTGCAGCGTCAGTACGGCGAGCGTTTTGCACCCTGTGACGCGCTGCTCACGCGTGCCGCCGAGGGGCAAAAATTGTATAGCTGATAAATTGAGCGTAAAATGTTCAATCTTGTTGATCTTACACGCCGCGCGTCGCCCCTAAATTTCGCGTCTAGGTGTGATAGAGATCACGGCTTAATTCGGGGTTTCTGGTAAACGTTAATTAGCTACCCTGACCGTTAGACATGGTCGTTAAATAAGCAGACTATTTACATCCATTTTCAGTTGGTGTAAAAAACAGCGTTTTCTTTACGATAACTTTCAGGCAAAATGCCCGACCGCGATACAGATGCCCTTAGCGTTAATAAGGACGCAGGCATTCCGACGGTACGTTTTGATGATGTTCTGATGATGTAGTGCCCTGCTAGGATGTGGGCAGAAGGGTAATACAGCACGCGAAGCGTACCTGTATAGCGCTATTTTTGTTAACAAAAGCGGTGCAATATGCAAGTTGTGATTATGCGTCACGGTGAGGCTGCTCTCGATGCGGCCAGCGATTCGGTAAGACCTCTAACCGATTGTGGATGTGACGAAACAGTATGTATGGCGTCCTGGTTAAACGGCCGCTCCGTCAAGATTCAGCGTGTTCTGGTGAGCCCTTATCTGCGGGCGCAGCAAACGCTGGAAAAAGTGCGTCAGGCGATAGCGCTTCCTGAAAAGGTCGACGTGTTGCCAGAATTGACGCCCGGCGGCGATCCTGCTTTAGTCGCCGAGGAGCTGCAGGCCCTGGCAAAAGAGGGGGTTAGCTCAGTACTGGTGGTGTCTCACTTGCCGCTGGTGGGCTATCTGGTGGCTGAATTATGCCCCGGGAAATGTCCGCCAATGTTTGCAACCTCTGCCATGGCCAGTGTTGAAATTAACGCCGACACGGGGCAGGGCAGTTTTGACTGGCAATTTAGTCCTTCACAGGTGATTGCAAAAGCCTGCGGTTGATTTGAAACGCAGCGGTCAGACGTATAAAAGGCACAGCGCGCTGTGCCTTTTTGCATTTCTGGGCTGATGCCTAGTCTTCCCGCGTTTTATCGTCCAGCTCGACCAGAACCAGCAGCGCAGCATTTCCCCCAAGCTCACGCGGCGCCTGATGAAAAGCCTCTACGTCCGGGTGCTGAGCCAGCCAAAGCGGCGTCTGTTGCTTTAGAATGTGTTTGCCGTGGCCGTGCATCACGCAGGCACAGTGCACGTGTTCACGGCGACAGGCCGCAATCAGCGCACCCAGCTCCTGCTTCGCTTCTCGCTGGGTAAGACCATGCAAGTCCAGAAAAAGCTCAGGTGAATAATCGCCGCGGCGCAGTTTTTTCAGCTCAAAATGGCTGACATCAGGCCTGACGTGACGCACCGGCCCTTCATTGTCCAGCATCGGCTGGAACTCATCGGAAAAATAGTACGTTGCGTCAACCTGCTCTTGCAATAGCCGTTTCGGCGAGGCAATAACCTGTGGCTTTCGCGTAGGTTTATGCAAAATAGTATCGTTTTTCAAACGCTTGGTGCCCGGTACCGCCTCACGAAATAAGGTGAGGTCTTCCTTATTCAGGGAGAATTTTTTCTTCATCGCAATTTCATCATTCTTCGCACATTTTTACAGTGTACCTGCTCAGTGCTTCCTTTCTAAATAAAACTGTTTCGCGGTATCTCGCAACAAAAGGGGATACCTGCTGATTTGTTGTTGTCTTCGTGGCAAACTATGCGGAAATTTTATGGCCGTAAATAAAGCCACCCGCCGTACCCAGGAGAGAAAATTGGATAAAATATTCGTCGACGAAGCCGTCAGTGAGCTGCATACCATTCAGGATATGCTGCGCTGGACCGTCAGCCGCCTGAATGCCGCTAATGTTTATTACGGGCATGGAACGGATAATCCTTGGGACGAGGCCGTACAACTGGTGTTGCCAAGCGTGTTTCTGCCGCTCGACATTCCTGAAGATATGCACACCGCGCGCCTGACCTCCAGCGAGCGTCATCGTATTGTTGAGCGCGTGATCCGCCGCGTCAATGAGCGCGTACCTGTTGCTTACCTGACCAATAAAGCCTGGTTCTGCGGCATGGAGTTTTACGTTGATGAACGCGTGCTGGTCCCGCGCTCGCCGATTGCTGAACTGATCAACAACCGCTTTGCCGGCATTTTGCAGCACCAGCCTGAGCATATTCTTGATATGTGTACCGGCAGCGGCTGTATCGCAATTGCCTGCGCCTACGCCTTCCCCGAGACGGAAGTGGATGCGGTTGATATCTCCGCCGACGCGCTGGCGGTTGCTGAACGTAACATCGACACCCACTGCATTGAGCAATGGGTTACGCCAATTCGTTCTGACCTGTTCCGCGAACTGCCTGTGTTGCAGTACGACCTGATTGTGACCAACCCGCCCTACGTTGACGAAGACGACATGGCAGACCTGCCGGACGAATATCGCCACGAGCCTGAGTTAGGCCTGGCTTCCGGCAGCGATGGTTTGAAACTGACACGTCGTATTCTGGCCTGTGCACCTGATTACCTCACTGACAACGGCGTGCTGGTTTGTGAAGTGGGCAACAGCATGGTACATCTGATGGAACAATATCCGGATATTCCCTTTACCTGGCTGGAGTTTGAGAACGGCGGTGACGGCGTATTTATGCTGACCAAACAACAGTTGCAGGACTGCGCGGCGCACTTCAGCATTTACCGCAGCTAATTGAATTTTAACAGTTAACACACAGCTTAAGGAGCCGTGATGGCTGGGAACAGTATTGGGCAATTTTTCCGCGTCACTACTTTTGGTGAATCCCACGGTATCGCGTTGGGATGTATTATTGACGGCGTTCCTCCGGGTATTCCTCTGACCGAGGCTGACCTGCAGCACGATCTCGACCGCCGTCGCCCGGGTACGTCTCGCTATACCACGCAGCGTCGTGAAGCCGATGAAGTGAAAATTTTATCAGGCGTGTTTGAGGGCGTGACGACCGGCACCAGCATTGGTCTGATTATCGAAAATACCGATCAGCGTTCGCAGGATTACAGCGCCATCAAAGACGTATTTCGTCCGGGACACGCTGATTACACCTACGAGCAAAAGTATGGCACTCGCGACTATCGCGGCGGCGGTCGTTCCTCTGCGCGTGAAACCGCGATGCGCGTTGCCGCCGGTGCTGTCGCCAAAAAATACCTGGCGCAGAAGTTTGGCGTGAAGGTTCGCGGCTATCTGGCACAGATGGGCGACGTCAGCTGCGAGCTGAAAGACTGGGATTTGGTCGAAACCAACCCGTTCTTCTGCCCGGACGAGTCCAAGCTTGAAGCACTGGACGAACTGATGCGCGAGCTTAAAAAAGCCGGTGATTCTATCGGGGCCAAAATTACCGTGGTGGCAGAAAACGTGCCAACCGGATTAGGCGAGCCGGTGTTCGACCGTCTGGACGCCGACATTGCCCATGCGCTGATGAGCATTAACGCGGTGAAAGGCGTTGAAATCGGCGACGGTTTTGCCGTGGTGAACAAGCGCGGCAGCGAAAACCGTGACGAAATTACGCCGCAGGGCTTTGAAAGCAATCACGCGGGCGGCATTCTCGGCGGCATCAGCAGCGGTCAGGCGGTGGTTGCGCATATTGCTTTGAAACCAACGTCGAGCATTACCGTGCCGGGCCGCACTATCAATCGCGAAGGCGAGCAGGTCGAAATGATCACCAAAGGTCGCCACGACCCTTGTGTTGGCATTCGCGCCGTGCCCATTGCCGAAGCCATGATGGCCATTGTGTTGATGGACCACCTGCTGCGCCAGCGCGCGCAGTGTGGCGATGTTAACTCTAGCGTTCCGCGCTGGTAGTGAACTGAAAAGACTGACTTTTGGCAGAGGATCCTTTGACAGAATGCGCATGAAAATCGGATTGATCGGCCTGTTGGCCGCCGCGGTGGCGTTCCCCGCACTGGCGATTACGCCGTGGCAGCGTATCACTCAGCCTATTGCCGGCGTTCCGCAGGCAGTGGGCAGCTATGCTAACGGCTGCCAGATAGGGGCTAAATCTCTGCCGCTCGACTCGCCTGACTATCAGGTAATGAGAACGGATCAGCGCCGCTTTTATGGTCAACCGGACCTGCTGACCTTTATCAAGCGCTTGTCGTCGGAGGCCAATCGTCAGAGTTTGGGCACTGTACTGATTGGCGATATGGCAATGCCTGCTGGAGGGCGTTTTAGCAGCGGACATGCCAGTCATCAGTCGGGTCTCGACGTCGATATCTGGCTGCAACTGCCGCGCAAGCGCTGGACGGAGCAACAGCTGCTAAAACCGCAACCGATTGATTTGGTTAGTCGTGACGGTAAAAACATTGTTAAAAGCCAATGGCAGCCGCAGATCGAAAAGCTAATTAAGCTTGCGGCTGAAGACACCGACGTGGTGCGCATTTTTGTTAATCCGGCGATTAAACAGCAGCTCTGTGCCGATGCGGGCAGCGACCGCGAATGGTTGCATAAAGTCAGACCGTGGTTTGGGCACCGTGCGCACATGCATGTTCGCCTGCGTTGTCCTGTGGGTGACCACAACTGTGAAAGTCAGGCACCGCCTCCTGCGGGTGACGGCTGTGGCGCCGAGCTGCAAAGCTGGTTCCTGCCGCCAAAACCGGGCAGTGGCGTACCTGAAAAGCGCGAGCCGCCTCCGCTGCCAGCCGTTTGTCAGGCATTGCTTGATAAACACGTGGGCCAGCTTTAACCGCCGTTCCTTTTGCCGTTTCGCTTTAAATTGAGTTAGTCAGTCACTATGTCAGATTCAACGGAAAAACATCATTATCAGCAGCTCATTGATATTTTTGATGGCTGTTTCAGTCAGGACTTCAACACTCGCCTGGTAAGGGGCGACGACGAGCCGATTTATCTGCCTGCCGACGAACAGGAGGACTTTAACCGCATCGTTTTCGCTCACGGCTATTATGCCAGCGCGCTGCACGAGATTTCTCACTGGTGCGTGGCGGGCGCAGAAAGACGCAAGCTGGTGGATTTCGGCTATTGGTACTGCCCCGACGGACGGGATGCACAGACGCAAAGTGAGTTTGAGTCAGTTGAAATAAAGCCCCAGTCATACGAATGGATGTTCTGCGCTGCCGCAGGCTTTAATTTTAATGTCAGCTGTGACAATCTGAGCGGCGACTGTGAACCGGATCGGATTGGTTTTCAGCACAAGGTCCGTGCAGAAGTATTGAAGACGCTGCAGAAAGGGCTGCCTGAGCGCCCGGCGCGCTTTATCAAGGCGCTGCAGTCGTTTTACAATACCGCACCATTGAGTGCCGACTCTTTTCCCGCTCCTCAAGAGCTTTAATAATAAGAACCTTGCCCGTCATCGTGTTTTTTTGCGGGCAGAGATACAGTAAGGAACAGGATGATCGCAGAATTTGAAGGGCGTATTTTCGCGCTGATTGAAGACATGGTTGAAAGCGCCACTGACGATGAGCTGTTTGCAAGCGGCTATCTGCAGGGTCATCTGACTGTTTCAGTCGCAGAAGCCGAAGCCAACGGTGAGAATACCTCGCAGCAGTTAAAAGCCCGCGTGCAGAGCAGTCTGGACAAAGCAATCCTGGCAGGTGAGCTTTCACCGCGCGATCAGGTGCTGGTGCTGGGTATGTGGGAAAACCTCTACCAGAAAGCCTTGCCTGAAACTGAGCGTGAATAAAGAGCACACCCGCGTTCCAGCCAAATCTTAAGGGCCCTTTACGGGCCCTTTTTACATCGGGCAGACCTCAGTCGAGATGAGTAACCGGACGGCCTTTAATCAGCTTTCTAACCCACATGCGGTTAGGATTAAGCGCCGCCAGCGTTGAAGCGTCGAGTGGCTGGGGTTCACCGGCAATCTGCGCTGCCAGAATCTCGGCGGCCAAAGGGGCGGAACTTAATCCCCGCGACCCGAGTGCGCCGAGCATAAATAGGTTGGCGTGCACCGGTGATGGTTCAATAAGCTGTTGCTGCTGCAGCCGCGTTGGCAAATCTTCATAGGTGCTTAGCAGGCTTTCATAGTCTGGCACGTTGCCGACCATCGGCAAGTGGTCGCGCGTGGCGCAGCGCACGCCGTTGCGGGCCAATCCGGCACTGACGTCAATCTCCTGCGGCCACGGCTGTTCGGGCAGGCAGTCAATCAGCCGCTGGCGATTTTGCAACTGATCCTCATCGCGGTAAACGGCTAACTGCTCGGCGCGATGATAGCTGGCACCGATGCAGTGCTGGCGGTTATTGGGATTCACCGGCGTTAGATAGCCGTCATAGCACAGCACCTGTCTAAGTTTGCTCAGCGACGGCGTAGTGGGAATATGAGAAACCTGCCCACTTACCGCGTAAACTGGGAGCCTTGCGCTTTGCTCAAACGCCGCAATGGCCGCACCGTTGGCCATCACCAGCGTAGCGTGTTCTTTTGCCGGTTGCTCGGCAAATTCTACCCGCCAACCTTGAGAGTCTGTCGCCGCAAGTGCGCTAGCCTGATGCTGATAATGCACCCGCAGACCCAGCGACTGCGCGTAGCCTATGGCCTGCGCCGTTAACTCGGCAGGGCACAGCCACCCACCCAGCGGGTAATGTACCCCGCCGACATCACAGGTTAACCCCACTTCTTCGGCCATTTGCTCCGCGGTAAGGCCGCTCGCCAAGGCCCGCGGCCATCCACCCTCGAGCAGCTTATCTATCTTGAGCTGACTTTTTTCATCGAACCCCAACTGTGCTACGCCACACCATTGGCCATCGAATTGCAGACCAATGTTCGAAAACTGCATGTATTGGCGGTGGGCAAAGGTAAAGGCGTGAGCAAAAAATTGTTCAATAGCATCATGCCGACCATTCAGCAGCGGATAAATTGCCCCCTGACGATTTCCCGAGGCGCCCTGTGCGGGTGATTCATCGGCGCAGTAAAGCGTTACTTCATAGCCGCGACGCAGCAACGCCAGTGAGAGCAGCGCGCTTGCCACGCCGCCGCCAATAATAGCTACATCTTGCGGATTTTTTGCCGCCGGGCGGGCATACCACGGGGCAGGATGTGCAGCAATCGGGTTATCAGCCCGCCATCCGCTGAGCATCTCGCGCTTCTTGCCGTGTCCTTTTACTTTACTGACGTTGTAACCGGCCTGCTGTAGCCCGCGGCGCACAAAACCTGCCGCCGTAAAGGTGGCGAAAGTACCCTCGACCCGACTCAGCTTTGCCATCGAAGCAAACAATTCGTCGCTCCACATGTCGGGGTTTTTAGACGGGGCAAAGCCGTCAAGGAACCAGGCATCCACCTGTTGATAGAGGCTCGGGTCACTGTTGGGCAGCAGATGCGTGACGTCACCGAACCACAGGTCCAGCGTGACGCGGCCATCGTCGAGCAGTAGACGATGGCAACCGGCAAAAGGCAGCGGCCACTGTTGGCGCAGTTTTTCAGCATAAGGAGCTAATTCGGGCCAGTTACGGTGCGCCATCTCCAAATCTTCTACCGAAAGCGGAAATTTTTCATAGCTGATGAAATGTAATCGCTGGAGCGTTGTCTGAAGAGGCTGTTGCTTGAATACGTCTGAAGATTGACTGAATTCTGTAAAGGCCTGCCAGAGCGTCAGAAAGTTTAAACCGGTGCCAAAACCCGTTTCTGCAACCACCAAAAGTGGGCGAGGGTGAGTGGCAAATCGCGCGGGGAAATGGTTGCCGTTAAGAAAGACGTGACGCGTTTCATGCAGGCCGCCCTGATCCGAAAAGTAGATGTCATCAAACTGTCGGGAAACAGGTGTACCCTGTTCGTTCCAGCTTAAATCGGCCGGTTGTATGGGGTTGTGATCCACGTAAAACTCTCTTGGTTCTAGGCTGTGCGCGAAGTTTAACTGTCTGTTATGCTGCGCGCAAATTTCAATTCTTTACACAACGAATTGCTGATCGGACTTGTTCGGCGTACAACTGTACGCTAAAGTGCGTGACGAAATCCCGAAAAGTTAATAGTAAAAAGAGGTATTAAATGAAACGTGCTGTCATTACTGGTCTGGGCATTATCTCGAGCATCGGTAACAACAAGCAGGAAGTTCTGGAGTCGCTTAAAAAAGGCACATCAGGGATCACCTTCTCGCAAGAATTTAAAGATGCCGGTATGAGAAGCCAAGTCTGGGGCAATGTAAAGTTGGACACTACTGGTCTTATCGACCGTAAAGTCCTGCGTTTCATGAGTGACGCCTCCGTTTATGCTTATCTTTCAATGGAACAGGCGATTGCCGACTCTGGCCTGACGCCAGAAATGGTCTCGAACGAACGCACTGGCCTGATTGCAGGCTCTGGCGGCGGTTCTCCACGTAACCAGGTTGCAGGTTCTGACGCAATGCGTTCACCGCGCGGCTTGAAAGGCGTGGGTCCTTACATGGTGACCAAAGCGATGGCATCCGGCGTTTCTGCCTGCCTGGCAACACCGTTCAAGATCCGCGGCGTTAACTATTCCATCAGCTCTGCCTGCGCAACCTCTGCTCACTGCATCGGTAACGCGGTAGAAATGATCCAACTCGGCAAGCAAGATATTGTTTTTGCTGGCGGCGGCGAAGAGCTGTGTTGGGAAATGGCCTGCGAATTCGACGCAATGGGTGCGATGTCTCGCGGTTATAACGAGACGCCAGATAAAGCATCCCGCACCTATGACACCGAACGCGACGGCTTTGTTATTGCCGGCGGCGGCGGCATGGTGGTGGTTGAGGAACTTGAGCACGCACTGGCTCGTGGCGCGCACATCTATGCCGAAATCATCGGCTATGGTGCAACGTCAGACGGCGCGGATATGGTTGCTCCATCAGGTGAAGGCGCGGTTCGTTGCATGAAGATGGCAATGCAGGGCGTTGATACTCCGATTGACTACCTCAACGTGCACGGCACCTCTACGCCAATTGGCGACGTGAAAGAGCTGGGTGCAGTTCGCGAAGTGTTTGGTGATAACTCACCGGCAATCTCTTCGACCAAAGCCATGACCGGCCACTCGCTGGGTGCTGCGGGCGTGCAGGAAGCGATTTATACCTTGCTGATGGCCGAGAACAACTTCATTGCGCCAAGCATCAACGTTGAAAATCTCGACGAGGCGGCACTCGGTCTGAATATCGTGACCGAACCGACCGAGCGTCAGCTGACCACAGTGATGTCAAACAGCTTCGGCTTCGGCGGTACTAACGCCACACTGGTGATGCGTAAGATGACTAACAATCGTTAATCGTTGTTAAGCCTATAAAATTTTCTCTAAGCCCGCCTTGTTGCGGGCTTTCTTTTGCCTGCATTTTATAAACATTTCAGATACAATCTCGCCCGTCTTGTTAAATTAAAAGTTATAAAACTTTCATTGATGATGATTTCCATAGGCCAGATAGCTCACTCACGACGTCGCTTCCCCGCATGGCAGGGAATTTGCGCGATTTTGATGCTATTTATCGCGCCAGTGGTGTCCAAAGCCTTGGTTGCACAAGGAATACCTGTTCCGATGATGGCGGGTATGGATATGTCATCGATGGAAATGTCTGCCGCGCCGATGCACGAAATGAGCCTGTCTGCGACGCACGACATGCACAACGCCGATCAAATGTCGCACGAAGCTCTCCCATCATCGCCGTTACCGGCTATGTCGCCTATGGAGATGATGGACGCGGCCTGCGGTTATTGCGTGCTGCTGATGCACCTGCCTCTGCTGGTTTTGCTGGCGATTCCGCTGTTGTGGTCGATGGCCGAGGTGGTTCGTCCGCCGCTGCCTTGTGCTATTCAGTGTCCGATCTCCGCGCCTTTATTTAGCAATTCTCAGCCACGCGCCCCTCCTGTTACTGTTCTGGTCGCCTGATGCCCTGTGGCGTCAATGGCCTGACCGTATTAAAAATCATTCACCTGTAAAATGACCCACTGCTACCGTTTTCAATCCGGCGCAGCAGTGTCGTTGTTTGATTTTGTACTGAACATATTCAGGATGTTATTCATGAGTCAACATGTTGGTCGCCTCAGCGCGACGGGCGAGGCGAGCGGTAAAGCCGCCGCACTGGCGCTGCTTAAACGCCTCCACTTTTATATTGGTCTCTTCGTCGGCCCGTTTATTTTCATTGCCGCGTTCACCGGCGTGCTGTACGTCGTCACACCACAAATTGAAAGTCATTTGTATGCCGAACAGTTGTTTACCTCTTCACGGGGAGAGATACAGCCGCTGTCCCGACAAATTGATGCCGCGCGAACGGTGGTTGGCGATCGGGCGGAAATCTACGCCGTGCGTCCCGCCCCGGTAAAAGGTGAAACGACTCGAGT contains:
- the fabB gene encoding beta-ketoacyl-ACP synthase I — its product is MKRAVITGLGIISSIGNNKQEVLESLKKGTSGITFSQEFKDAGMRSQVWGNVKLDTTGLIDRKVLRFMSDASVYAYLSMEQAIADSGLTPEMVSNERTGLIAGSGGGSPRNQVAGSDAMRSPRGLKGVGPYMVTKAMASGVSACLATPFKIRGVNYSISSACATSAHCIGNAVEMIQLGKQDIVFAGGGEELCWEMACEFDAMGAMSRGYNETPDKASRTYDTERDGFVIAGGGGMVVVEELEHALARGAHIYAEIIGYGATSDGADMVAPSGEGAVRCMKMAMQGVDTPIDYLNVHGTSTPIGDVKELGAVREVFGDNSPAISSTKAMTGHSLGAAGVQEAIYTLLMAENNFIAPSINVENLDEAALGLNIVTEPTERQLTTVMSNSFGFGGTNATLVMRKMTNNR
- a CDS encoding DUF2946 domain-containing protein, with protein sequence MMISIGQIAHSRRRFPAWQGICAILMLFIAPVVSKALVAQGIPVPMMAGMDMSSMEMSAAPMHEMSLSATHDMHNADQMSHEALPSSPLPAMSPMEMMDAACGYCVLLMHLPLLVLLAIPLLWSMAEVVRPPLPCAIQCPISAPLFSNSQPRAPPVTVLVA